The following proteins are encoded in a genomic region of Sulfurospirillum arsenophilum NBRC 109478:
- the nuoE gene encoding NADH-quinone oxidoreductase subunit NuoE has protein sequence MSIFSFNQENEEKFNALLERYPDKNSLMLPSLWMVQYQEGWISLEAMQFIAKKLECSAMDVYSVASFYTMFLLQPIGTYHLQLCKTLSCMLAGSKTLQEHLQNRLGIKAGETSKDGKFTLTLVECLGSCGTSPCMRLNDDYIENLTLEKLDALLEELSHDR, from the coding sequence ATGAGTATCTTTTCGTTCAATCAAGAAAATGAGGAAAAGTTCAACGCACTTCTTGAACGCTATCCCGATAAAAACTCTTTAATGCTTCCTTCTTTGTGGATGGTTCAGTACCAAGAGGGATGGATCAGCCTTGAAGCGATGCAATTCATTGCCAAAAAGTTGGAGTGTTCTGCGATGGATGTCTACTCTGTCGCCTCTTTTTACACGATGTTTCTCCTCCAACCCATCGGAACATACCATTTGCAACTGTGCAAAACACTCTCGTGTATGCTTGCAGGCTCTAAAACCTTGCAAGAACATTTGCAAAACCGCCTTGGCATCAAAGCTGGAGAAACGAGCAAAGATGGTAAATTTACCCTCACCTTAGTTGAGTGTTTAGGCTCATGTGGCACAAGCCCTTGTATGCGCCTGAATGATGACTACATCGAAAACCTCACCCTTGAAAAGCTCGATGCGCTTTTGGAGGAACTTTCACATGATCGTTAA
- a CDS encoding NADH-quinone oxidoreductase subunit D translates to MPNAFKKLFEEHYKLDAYGAYVLPKELILQVLQILQEKDNYTFLVDMTAIDYLHVKDQPERFAIVYILRDHHFKNLITLKTYIDSSLATQSITSLFKSANWAEREIWDQYGIHFKNHPNLKRILNHKEFVGHPLRKDYPITQGQLCHQSDDLMDEMTPRLKTKGYTSQDELMFLNLGPAHPASHGTIRTFVALDGENITCAVSEIGYLHRGFEKSCENHTYNQIIPYTDRLNYCSAILNNIAYAHAVEGILGVDLPERAKFIRVIIGELSRIIDHLVCLAAILVDMGALTNYWYLYNPREKVYDLLSKLTGARLTNSYMRIGGMSHDLYDGFEHDLNVCLKEIEQGVGEALKLIEHNRIFHDRTQNVGIITKEDAINMGITGPNLRACGVPYDLRVTAPYYHYETFDFDIALGSVGDVYDRMMVRFEEIKQSTRIINQAMQRLPGGAICVQDSAISLPAKKDVYGNIEGLMNQFKLIYEGVKVPTSEYYRAIEGANGELGFFVVSNGSGTPYKVKVRPPCFYAMAAYPSLIEGTMIADAVLSLGSLNIIAGELDR, encoded by the coding sequence ATGCCTAATGCATTTAAAAAACTCTTTGAAGAACATTATAAACTAGATGCTTATGGTGCGTATGTTCTCCCCAAAGAGCTCATCTTACAGGTGTTGCAAATACTTCAAGAAAAAGATAACTACACTTTTTTGGTCGATATGACCGCCATTGATTATTTACATGTAAAGGATCAGCCTGAGCGTTTTGCCATCGTCTATATTTTACGCGATCACCATTTTAAAAACCTCATCACCCTTAAAACCTACATCGACAGCTCTTTGGCAACGCAAAGTATTACCTCTTTATTTAAGAGTGCCAACTGGGCGGAACGGGAAATTTGGGATCAGTATGGCATTCATTTTAAAAACCACCCTAACCTCAAACGCATTTTAAATCATAAAGAGTTTGTGGGGCATCCGTTGCGTAAAGATTATCCCATTACGCAAGGACAATTGTGCCATCAAAGCGATGACCTGATGGATGAGATGACACCACGCCTCAAAACCAAAGGTTACACGTCTCAAGATGAACTTATGTTCCTCAACCTTGGCCCTGCGCATCCTGCAAGCCACGGAACGATTCGCACTTTTGTGGCACTGGATGGTGAGAACATCACCTGTGCGGTCAGTGAAATCGGCTACTTACACCGAGGGTTCGAGAAATCATGCGAAAACCATACCTATAACCAAATCATTCCGTATACTGATAGGCTTAATTACTGCTCAGCAATTTTAAACAACATCGCTTATGCGCACGCTGTTGAGGGTATTTTAGGTGTTGATTTGCCAGAGCGTGCAAAGTTTATTCGCGTTATCATCGGTGAACTTTCACGTATCATCGACCATTTGGTCTGCTTAGCTGCCATCTTAGTCGATATGGGCGCACTCACAAATTACTGGTATCTTTACAATCCCCGTGAAAAAGTTTACGATCTTCTCTCAAAGCTGACAGGAGCGCGCCTTACCAACTCTTATATGCGCATCGGTGGAATGAGCCACGACTTGTACGATGGGTTCGAGCATGACTTAAACGTATGCCTTAAAGAGATTGAACAAGGGGTAGGAGAAGCGCTTAAACTCATTGAACACAACCGTATTTTCCATGATCGTACTCAAAATGTCGGTATTATCACCAAAGAAGATGCCATCAACATGGGAATTACAGGACCAAATCTAAGAGCATGTGGTGTTCCTTACGATCTTCGCGTCACAGCACCTTATTATCATTATGAGACGTTTGATTTTGACATTGCACTGGGCAGTGTTGGAGATGTCTATGACCGTATGATGGTACGTTTTGAAGAGATCAAGCAAAGTACACGCATTATCAATCAAGCGATGCAACGCTTACCTGGTGGGGCTATTTGCGTGCAAGACTCTGCGATCTCCTTGCCTGCTAAAAAAGATGTTTATGGCAATATCGAAGGATTGATGAATCAATTTAAACTGATTTACGAAGGGGTTAAAGTACCCACTTCCGAGTATTATAGAGCTATTGAAGGTGCGAACGGCGAGTTAGGCTTTTTCGTTGTCAGCAATGGCAGTGGCACACCGTATAAAGTTAAAGTTAGACCTCCTTGTTTTTACGCAATGGCAGCATACCCAAGCCTTATTGAAGGTACCATGATTGCAGATGCCGTTTTAAGCCTTGGCAGTCTCAATATCATTGCAGGGGAGTTGGATAGATGA
- a CDS encoding NADH-quinone oxidoreductase subunit B: protein MAVGAEAIFGESLITTKLDSAISWARESSMWPYIFGTACCAIEFMSVASSKYDISRFGAEVVRFSPRQADLLIIAGTISYKQAPILKKIYDQMSEPKWVISAGACACSGGFYDNYTTLQGIDSIIPVDVYVAGCPPRPEAFLDALLEIQKIQATQSLLEDRAKRVFKGVLDA, encoded by the coding sequence ATGGCAGTAGGCGCAGAAGCAATTTTTGGCGAAAGCCTCATCACCACCAAACTAGACAGTGCCATTTCTTGGGCAAGAGAATCTTCCATGTGGCCTTACATTTTTGGAACGGCATGTTGCGCCATTGAATTTATGAGCGTAGCAAGTAGCAAATACGACATCTCTCGCTTCGGCGCCGAAGTGGTACGTTTCTCTCCACGCCAAGCCGATCTACTTATTATTGCAGGAACGATCAGCTACAAACAAGCCCCTATTTTAAAAAAGATTTACGATCAGATGAGTGAGCCTAAATGGGTCATCAGTGCGGGAGCATGTGCTTGCAGTGGAGGCTTTTACGACAACTACACGACCCTCCAAGGCATTGATAGCATCATACCTGTCGATGTCTATGTTGCAGGTTGCCCTCCTCGTCCTGAAGCTTTTTTAGACGCCCTTTTGGAAATTCAAAAAATCCAAGCAACGCAGAGCCTCTTAGAGGATCGCGCCAAACGAGTTTTCAAAGGAGTGCTTGATGCCTAA
- a CDS encoding NADH-quinone oxidoreductase subunit A, producing MSLELILASCIVALLVILLPTLFLLSQKLGPSNVGNKAKNSVYESGISSPIGNSESRFSAKFYLVAILFVLFDVEIVFMFPWAVNVRELGFFGLFEMFTFIGLLLFGLIYIYRIKALSWQ from the coding sequence ATGTCATTAGAACTCATTTTGGCCTCATGTATCGTCGCTCTACTGGTTATACTGCTTCCTACTCTTTTTCTACTCAGTCAAAAATTAGGACCCTCCAACGTTGGCAATAAAGCTAAAAATAGTGTGTACGAAAGTGGTATCAGCTCGCCTATTGGAAACAGTGAGAGTCGCTTTAGCGCCAAGTTTTATCTGGTTGCTATTTTATTTGTCCTTTTTGATGTGGAAATTGTTTTTATGTTCCCTTGGGCAGTCAATGTACGAGAATTAGGCTTTTTTGGGCTTTTTGAGATGTTTACTTTCATTGGACTGCTTCTGTTTGGACTCATTTACATCTACCGTATTAAGGCACTCTCATGGCAGTAG
- a CDS encoding L,D-transpeptidase family protein, translating into MRYLVFLSLCAFALYAATAEDIYKIYKTKGINAVEDFLKKEFESKEVKEAPVKEVKKEKEEIKEPVIKLGQKKLVKPKVPTEKESMARDYWLKQFKNIDVSYGYYEDVESLIVCEKDRKRCEVYHNEDDGLKLIRGHDVIMGKSGDKVKRGDLKTPVGVYEITKRFKPMDQFYGPLAFVLSYPNLFDSLRGRNGDGIWIHGMPIDGKDRDDRTKGCVAFENNSLLVLDTEINAESAMIIIGESKVPKLTKEAVASVMSEVYKWQHAWKINDINAYLNFYSNDFKKSDGSGKLQFSNMKKQIFSRKENKTIVFEHIAIAPYPTLDDRKLFKVSFFQTYKSPSFGSKGEKELYIELVGDKMQILAEK; encoded by the coding sequence ATGCGTTATCTAGTCTTTTTATCTTTATGTGCATTTGCTTTATATGCAGCGACAGCTGAGGATATTTATAAAATTTATAAAACAAAAGGCATTAATGCCGTTGAGGATTTTCTCAAAAAAGAGTTTGAATCCAAAGAGGTCAAAGAAGCTCCTGTAAAAGAAGTTAAAAAAGAGAAAGAAGAGATTAAAGAACCCGTCATTAAACTTGGTCAAAAAAAGCTTGTTAAACCAAAAGTCCCAACAGAAAAAGAGTCTATGGCACGCGATTATTGGTTGAAACAATTTAAAAACATTGATGTTAGTTATGGCTATTATGAAGATGTCGAATCACTCATCGTGTGTGAAAAAGATCGAAAGCGTTGTGAAGTTTATCACAATGAAGACGATGGTTTAAAATTGATTCGTGGACACGATGTCATCATGGGTAAAAGTGGTGATAAAGTCAAACGAGGCGATCTTAAAACGCCTGTTGGTGTGTATGAAATCACGAAACGTTTTAAACCGATGGATCAATTTTACGGACCTTTAGCATTTGTGCTTTCGTATCCTAACCTTTTTGATAGCCTTAGAGGTAGAAATGGTGATGGTATTTGGATTCACGGTATGCCAATTGATGGCAAAGATCGTGATGATCGTACCAAAGGATGTGTTGCATTTGAAAACAATAGCCTTCTTGTTCTTGATACTGAAATTAACGCTGAAAGTGCCATGATCATCATTGGTGAGAGTAAAGTTCCAAAATTGACCAAAGAGGCAGTGGCTTCTGTTATGAGTGAAGTCTATAAATGGCAACACGCATGGAAAATCAATGACATTAATGCGTATTTGAATTTCTACTCGAATGATTTTAAAAAATCAGATGGATCAGGCAAGCTGCAATTTTCCAATATGAAAAAACAGATTTTTTCACGTAAAGAGAACAAAACGATTGTTTTTGAACATATTGCTATTGCTCCGTATCCAACACTAGACGATCGCAAACTTTTTAAAGTTTCATTTTTCCAAACGTATAAAAGCCCTTCTTTTGGTTCAAAAGGTGAGAAAGAGCTTTATATCGAATTGGTGGGAGACAAGATGCAAATCTTGGCAGAGAAATAA
- a CDS encoding alanine racemase gives MAFITINKAHFFHNLDVLCAKAGGKTKLMAVLKDNAYGHDLRLMASLASEYGLSKAAVKNIEEAEMIADLFEEVLVLVDHPTSQKLSPSISFAAHSYEALQALPIGTSIHLSLDTGMHRNGIKEDQIDEAMALIHAKKLRLKGVFTHFRSSDELSSEFFWQRANFERFKKRIKALIEQYGLPKTSFHSCNSAGLLRTHSLGDDDYARSGIAMYGYTTLDPLIATFDLKPVLALWAERLSTRILKKGERVGYGGVYEAKSDELISTYDIGYGDGFFRFDGFDPVVMADGSLSKGRMSMDSFCLGGDAPNVCMFDDANPLAQQFHTISYEIITKLYPALKRKII, from the coding sequence ATGGCATTTATTACGATTAACAAAGCGCATTTCTTCCACAATCTTGATGTGTTATGCGCTAAGGCTGGGGGAAAAACGAAGCTTATGGCGGTTTTAAAAGACAACGCTTATGGGCATGATCTGAGGCTTATGGCTTCTCTTGCTTCGGAGTATGGCTTAAGCAAAGCAGCGGTTAAAAATATCGAAGAAGCCGAAATGATCGCCGATCTTTTTGAAGAGGTCTTGGTCTTAGTCGATCACCCAACATCTCAAAAACTCTCCCCTTCCATCTCTTTTGCGGCACACTCATATGAAGCACTCCAAGCTCTGCCTATTGGTACTTCGATTCATTTAAGCCTAGATACTGGAATGCACAGAAACGGCATTAAAGAAGATCAAATTGATGAGGCAATGGCACTTATTCATGCTAAAAAGTTACGCTTAAAAGGTGTCTTTACACACTTTAGAAGTTCTGATGAACTAAGCAGTGAATTTTTTTGGCAACGTGCCAATTTTGAGCGGTTTAAAAAACGCATTAAAGCACTTATTGAACAGTATGGATTACCTAAAACTTCATTTCATTCGTGCAACTCAGCAGGCTTACTTCGTACGCACTCTTTAGGCGATGATGACTATGCTCGTTCGGGCATTGCTATGTATGGTTACACAACACTCGATCCGTTAATTGCTACGTTTGATCTTAAACCTGTTCTTGCTCTTTGGGCGGAGAGGCTTAGTACGCGCATCCTCAAAAAAGGTGAACGTGTAGGGTATGGCGGTGTTTATGAAGCAAAATCAGATGAGCTTATCTCAACCTATGACATTGGTTATGGGGATGGTTTCTTTCGCTTTGATGGATTTGACCCTGTGGTAATGGCGGATGGAAGCTTGAGCAAAGGACGCATGTCGATGGACAGTTTTTGCCTTGGTGGTGATGCACCAAACGTGTGTATGTTTGATGATGCCAATCCTTTAGCGCAACAGTTTCATACCATTAGTTATGAGATCATCACCAAGCTATATCCGGCGTTAAAACGAAAGATTATTTAG
- a CDS encoding PP0621 family protein, with the protein MLLKIALFAVIIFLIYMFFFKNSRKEDIQKSASKKVLEGETMVECQTCSTFISHKEAIIKDGLFYCSKECARLP; encoded by the coding sequence ATGCTGCTTAAAATTGCACTATTTGCTGTTATAATTTTTCTAATCTATATGTTTTTTTTCAAAAATAGTCGTAAGGAAGATATCCAAAAAAGTGCTTCTAAAAAAGTCTTAGAGGGTGAAACGATGGTAGAGTGCCAAACGTGTTCAACTTTTATCAGCCATAAAGAGGCAATCATCAAAGATGGCCTTTTCTACTGCTCGAAAGAGTGTGCGAGGTTACCCTAA
- the rsmG gene encoding 16S rRNA (guanine(527)-N(7))-methyltransferase RsmG has translation MAAYSLPDTFWQDVDTFTTLLLQYNQTHNISGAKSKEVVLKNVEDSIYPLEYLHVNEIKSAIDIGTGAGFPGLLLALALPHVHFTLFEPIAKKSAFLHLAKTTLELKNVDIATNRVEKVAPFKVDLISSRAVTNTKMLVKLCKHFIDPSTTLLFYKGELVEEEIKGLSNCQVYQRDKRYYLVMKDVDAA, from the coding sequence ATGGCTGCATATTCGCTTCCTGATACATTTTGGCAAGACGTCGATACGTTTACGACACTTTTGCTTCAGTACAACCAAACTCACAATATTTCAGGTGCTAAGAGCAAAGAAGTAGTGCTGAAAAATGTTGAAGATAGCATCTATCCTTTAGAATATTTACATGTAAACGAAATTAAAAGCGCTATTGACATAGGAACAGGGGCTGGATTTCCAGGATTGCTTTTAGCACTTGCCTTGCCACATGTTCATTTTACGCTGTTTGAACCCATTGCGAAAAAAAGCGCTTTTTTACACCTTGCTAAGACAACACTTGAACTTAAAAATGTCGATATTGCCACAAACAGAGTCGAGAAGGTCGCCCCTTTTAAAGTCGATCTCATCAGTTCTCGAGCGGTCACCAATACTAAAATGTTGGTCAAGTTATGCAAACATTTTATTGATCCTTCCACAACACTTCTTTTTTACAAAGGTGAATTGGTGGAAGAAGAGATCAAAGGGTTATCAAATTGTCAGGTTTACCAACGTGACAAACGCTATTATCTTGTTATGAAGGATGTTGATGCTGCTTAA
- a CDS encoding methyl-accepting chemotaxis protein, with protein MRRTIKRQLTLVSIVVVFVALLLGIKTMMDGQSKLRNIHDLQNIVTLSTSISLFVHESQKERGTSAGFIGSKGQKFADKLAPQRQLTDKEHQRYKEALQAIELKNYPQSLSDKIKTIEEMLQKLSSIRSRIDSLNISASEQVDYYTLLNKHLLDIVASTALLSSDPEIVKQLGAYANFLKAKERTGIERAVLSNTFAAGQFAPNMFVKLITLVSEQVSYIDSFTGTASPTSIAFYEKTMRAPLVEEVQKMRSIAIEKSSVGNFGVDATHWFDTITSKINLLKEVDDTLAKEISASLSALKSSARTQMLIEGGGLVAITFFIIILLYTTFQDVIRAITTSGKKLESIASNLDLTQSLALDSDNEISDTMKQVQKLIFNFKESIGKALDTSNQSVEASNSLSNVSSNLASNIEEQNRSIHSIQYEMQSLKEKELAMKEMSFKTFGDLEQTKEVLDAFVTNMSKVVDLIAQSAQKQHDLGGKVDSLSSQATQIKDVLSIIGDIADQTNLLALNAAIEAARAGEHGRGFAVVADEVRKLAERTQTSLSDISATTNIIVQTIHDVTSETESISQSFYHLSKETNILIVDSQNTSEKLSNTIKISQHQTSEHTAVAQTVEMFMKHIDDVTTLSENNNTLGEQVKEISNHLCGKAESANVELRRFRIQ; from the coding sequence ATGCGAAGAACCATCAAGCGACAATTAACCTTAGTCTCTATTGTCGTCGTTTTTGTAGCATTACTGCTTGGTATTAAAACCATGATGGATGGGCAGAGTAAACTGCGTAATATCCACGATTTGCAAAACATTGTCACGCTTTCAACCAGCATTAGTCTGTTTGTGCATGAGAGCCAAAAAGAGAGAGGAACGAGTGCTGGATTTATCGGCTCAAAGGGCCAAAAATTTGCAGATAAATTAGCTCCTCAGCGCCAACTAACCGACAAAGAGCACCAACGCTATAAAGAAGCACTCCAAGCGATTGAACTTAAAAATTACCCACAATCTCTAAGTGATAAAATCAAAACGATTGAAGAAATGCTACAAAAACTTTCTTCCATTCGTAGTCGTATTGATAGCCTCAATATCAGTGCTTCAGAGCAAGTGGATTATTACACATTACTGAACAAACACCTTTTAGATATTGTTGCATCTACGGCACTCCTCTCTTCCGATCCTGAGATTGTCAAACAACTTGGTGCTTATGCCAATTTTCTCAAAGCAAAAGAGCGAACGGGCATTGAGCGAGCTGTTCTTTCTAACACTTTTGCCGCTGGGCAATTTGCGCCTAATATGTTTGTTAAGCTCATAACATTGGTTTCAGAACAAGTCTCGTATATTGACTCTTTTACAGGAACAGCATCTCCTACATCCATTGCTTTTTATGAAAAAACGATGCGTGCTCCTCTTGTGGAAGAAGTGCAAAAGATGCGCTCCATTGCCATTGAAAAATCAAGTGTCGGTAATTTTGGTGTCGATGCAACCCATTGGTTTGATACGATTACCAGTAAAATAAATCTCCTAAAAGAGGTCGATGACACACTTGCCAAAGAGATTTCGGCATCCCTTTCAGCCCTCAAAAGCAGTGCACGTACCCAAATGCTCATTGAAGGTGGTGGACTTGTTGCTATCACCTTTTTTATCATCATTTTACTCTATACAACATTTCAAGATGTCATTCGTGCGATTACGACTTCAGGCAAAAAACTAGAATCCATTGCATCCAATCTCGACCTCACCCAATCGTTAGCTCTTGATAGTGACAATGAGATTTCCGATACCATGAAACAGGTACAAAAGCTTATTTTTAATTTTAAAGAATCCATCGGCAAAGCACTCGACACTTCCAATCAAAGTGTTGAAGCCAGCAATTCACTGAGTAATGTCTCTTCCAACCTTGCTTCCAATATTGAAGAGCAAAACCGCTCCATTCATAGCATTCAATACGAAATGCAATCGCTTAAAGAGAAAGAACTTGCCATGAAAGAGATGTCTTTTAAAACATTTGGCGACCTTGAGCAGACCAAAGAGGTTCTTGACGCATTTGTCACCAATATGAGTAAAGTCGTCGATCTCATCGCTCAAAGTGCTCAAAAGCAGCATGACCTTGGCGGAAAAGTCGACTCGCTTTCAAGCCAAGCAACGCAAATCAAAGATGTTCTAAGCATCATCGGTGACATTGCCGATCAGACCAATTTACTAGCACTCAATGCCGCCATAGAAGCTGCGCGTGCAGGTGAACACGGGCGAGGTTTTGCCGTTGTTGCCGATGAAGTACGAAAATTGGCGGAGCGTACCCAAACCTCGCTTTCAGACATCAGCGCAACAACCAATATTATCGTTCAAACCATTCACGATGTCACGTCTGAAACAGAGAGCATTTCTCAGTCTTTTTACCATCTCTCAAAAGAGACCAATATTCTCATTGTTGACTCTCAAAATACTTCTGAAAAACTCAGCAATACCATCAAAATTTCGCAACACCAAACTTCAGAACATACCGCTGTTGCACAAACCGTTGAAATGTTTATGAAACATATTGATGATGTGACAACACTCTCTGAAAACAACAACACACTAGGTGAACAAGTTAAAGAAATTTCCAATCACCTCTGTGGAAAAGCAGAAAGTGCTAATGTTGAGCTCAGACGATTTCGCATTCAGTAA
- a CDS encoding superoxide dismutase yields MAITLPALPYEANALEPYITANTLGFHYGKHHQTYVTNLNNLIQGSELADESLEKIIVAVANKPEKIGIFNNAAQVWNHTFYWNSMKKGGGGAPSGAIATKITEDFGSYEAFVDAFKNAGLTQFGSGWAWLVLEGGKLKITKTGNADTPLAHGQKAILTVDVWEHAYYLDYQNKRADYLDIFLKNLVNWDFANANLKA; encoded by the coding sequence ATGGCTATTACTTTACCGGCACTTCCTTACGAGGCTAATGCATTAGAACCTTATATTACAGCCAATACCCTTGGATTTCATTATGGAAAGCATCATCAGACTTATGTTACCAATCTGAACAATCTTATCCAAGGAAGTGAGCTAGCAGATGAGAGTCTTGAAAAGATTATTGTAGCGGTTGCCAATAAACCTGAAAAAATAGGTATTTTTAACAATGCTGCGCAAGTGTGGAATCACACCTTTTACTGGAACTCTATGAAAAAAGGTGGCGGTGGAGCACCAAGTGGTGCTATTGCTACTAAAATCACAGAAGATTTTGGAAGTTACGAAGCGTTTGTAGATGCCTTCAAAAATGCGGGATTGACACAATTTGGTAGCGGTTGGGCCTGGCTTGTGCTAGAGGGTGGAAAACTCAAAATCACTAAAACTGGCAATGCTGACACACCATTAGCACACGGTCAAAAAGCGATTTTAACGGTAGATGTGTGGGAACATGCCTATTATCTTGACTATCAAAACAAGCGTGCAGATTATTTGGATATTTTCTTGAAAAATCTTGTCAATTGGGATTTTGCAAACGCAAATTTAAAAGCGTAA
- a CDS encoding GNAT family N-acetyltransferase, which produces MIRTAKVEDADVIAELLTQLGYEKTLSFMPNRILELLDNPDAMLFLYESEGKVVALLSLHVIPQIALFGSFLRISYFVVDETVRSREIGAELEALATKIAKERACDRIEVHCHERRKDAHRFYERHGYIESPKYFIKNLYM; this is translated from the coding sequence ATGATACGTACTGCGAAAGTTGAAGATGCTGACGTTATTGCTGAACTTCTTACTCAACTTGGCTATGAGAAGACGTTATCTTTTATGCCAAACCGCATCCTAGAGCTTTTAGACAACCCTGATGCGATGCTTTTTCTCTATGAATCTGAGGGCAAAGTCGTTGCCCTTCTCTCTTTACATGTAATCCCTCAAATTGCACTTTTTGGTTCATTTTTACGCATCAGTTATTTTGTGGTGGATGAAACAGTAAGATCACGTGAAATTGGAGCGGAACTTGAAGCTTTGGCAACTAAAATTGCTAAAGAAAGAGCGTGTGACCGCATCGAAGTGCATTGTCATGAAAGACGAAAAGATGCTCACCGTTTTTACGAGCGACATGGGTACATAGAATCACCCAAATATTTCATCAAAAATCTTTACATGTAA
- the ribA gene encoding GTP cyclohydrolase II, producing MKIEISEVANLPSRFGTFKIQSFKQGIKEHLVVFKEPLGEIPLVRVHSECLTGDSMGSLKCDCRDQLEFALTTIEKNGGMVIYLRQEGRNIGLLNKVNAYALQDKGFNTIEANHQLGFLDDERTYEMVEFVLDYFKITKIKLLTNNPKKIESLKNIEIVERVPVIIPSNKFNAGYLKTKKEQMGHLL from the coding sequence ATGAAAATAGAAATTTCCGAGGTTGCGAACCTTCCCTCACGTTTTGGGACGTTCAAAATCCAATCGTTTAAACAAGGTATTAAAGAGCATCTTGTGGTATTTAAAGAGCCTTTAGGAGAGATTCCATTGGTACGCGTTCACAGTGAATGTTTAACCGGTGATAGTATGGGAAGTCTTAAATGTGACTGTCGCGATCAGCTCGAATTTGCGCTTACAACCATCGAAAAAAATGGTGGAATGGTTATTTATTTACGTCAAGAAGGCAGAAACATAGGACTGCTCAATAAAGTCAATGCGTATGCTTTGCAAGACAAAGGTTTTAACACCATTGAAGCTAACCATCAGTTAGGCTTTTTGGACGATGAGCGCACGTATGAAATGGTCGAATTTGTGTTGGATTATTTTAAGATCACCAAGATCAAGCTTCTCACCAACAACCCGAAAAAAATTGAGAGTTTGAAAAATATTGAAATTGTCGAGAGAGTTCCTGTCATCATCCCTTCCAATAAGTTTAATGCAGGCTATTTGAAGACGAAAAAAGAGCAGATGGGACATCTTCTTTAG
- the hemB gene encoding porphobilinogen synthase: MFKRFRRLRMNATLRSLVRETTLSMDDFIYPLFAKSGVGIKKEISSMPGVYQMSIDEIVKECGSLQELGINSIILFGIPEVKDSVGSDALCEHGIIASTIKAVKKAYPKMFVVTDLCFCEFTDHGHCGILDIEHESVNNDATLEILAKQALVHAHAGADMIAPSGMMDGMIEALRDALDSEGFVNLPIMSYSTKFASAYYGPFRDVAESAPSFGDRKTYQMDPANRREAIAESVEDEMQGADILMVKPALAYLDIIRDVRNATSTPLCIYNVSGEYAMLKAAGKAGVIDYERVMMETMIAFKRAGADIIISYHAKEVAEVLRRR, translated from the coding sequence ATGTTTAAAAGATTTAGAAGACTTAGAATGAATGCAACACTTCGTTCCTTAGTACGCGAAACAACACTCAGCATGGATGATTTTATCTATCCGTTATTTGCTAAAAGTGGCGTAGGCATTAAAAAAGAGATTAGCTCGATGCCTGGTGTGTATCAGATGAGCATTGATGAGATTGTTAAAGAGTGTGGAAGTTTGCAAGAACTTGGCATTAACTCTATTATTTTATTTGGAATTCCTGAGGTGAAAGACAGTGTGGGAAGTGACGCGCTGTGCGAACATGGCATTATTGCTAGCACTATAAAAGCCGTAAAAAAGGCATACCCAAAAATGTTTGTCGTCACCGATCTTTGTTTTTGTGAATTTACTGACCATGGACATTGTGGCATTTTAGACATCGAACATGAGAGTGTCAACAACGACGCTACACTGGAAATTTTAGCCAAACAAGCTCTCGTTCACGCACACGCTGGAGCGGATATGATAGCCCCTTCAGGCATGATGGATGGCATGATCGAAGCGTTACGCGACGCCCTTGATAGCGAAGGGTTTGTAAACTTGCCGATTATGAGTTATTCGACTAAATTTGCAAGTGCTTACTATGGACCATTCCGTGATGTGGCAGAATCTGCTCCTTCTTTTGGAGACCGTAAAACCTACCAGATGGACCCAGCAAATAGGAGAGAAGCGATAGCAGAATCCGTGGAAGATGAGATGCAAGGTGCAGACATTTTGATGGTCAAACCAGCCCTTGCATACCTTGACATCATTCGTGATGTACGCAATGCCACCTCGACCCCTTTGTGTATTTATAACGTGAGTGGCGAATACGCGATGCTCAAGGCCGCAGGTAAAGCGGGTGTGATTGATTATGAGCGTGTGATGATGGAGACCATGATTGCGTTTAAACGTGCTGGGGCTGACATTATCATCAGTTATCACGCGAAAGAAGTAGCAGAAGTATTAAGGAGAAGATAG